One Centroberyx gerrardi isolate f3 chromosome 6, fCenGer3.hap1.cur.20231027, whole genome shotgun sequence genomic region harbors:
- the clptm1 gene encoding putative lipid scramblase CLPTM1, translating to MATQESEATQATVSNGEVSSNGTAATTDGQAVQTAGNAQDPQQQQQQQAPNAWQVIKGVLFRIFIIWAISSWFRRGPSTPDPNTPAGAPRVPSRNLFPKDTLMDLYVYISQDEVFSDFNNTEALFWFHRDLVYGDWGTGENGDGCYEHYKDMDIPEKVQQNGSLYIHVYFTKSGFHPDPKRKGQYRRLATVHSTRMLNKFKRRKFLKTKNLLTGETEADPEMIKRAESHGPVEIISHWHPNLTINMVDDHTAWVKGSVPPPLDQHVKFDAVSGDYYPIVYFNDYWNLQKDYYPINDTLQALPLRLSYCPLSLWRWQLYAAQNARSPWNFLPDDTYEQSDEDQDSVKVALLETNPYLLGLTIVVSIVHSIFEFLAFKNDIQFWNSRQSLEGLSVRSIIFGVFQSLVVLLYILDNETNFVVQVSVFIGLLIDFWKITKVMDVRLDRENKILGIFPRLVFTDKSTYVQSSTKIYDDMAFKYLSWLLYPLFGCYAVYSLLYVEHKGWYSWVLSMLYGFLLTFGFITMTPQLFINYKMKSVAHLPWRMLTYKALNTFIDDLFAFVIKMPMMYRIGCLRDDVVFFIYLYQRWIYRVDPNRMNEFGTSGADHDKDNTAGGEAAPATPAAITDKPEGEKKND from the exons gtAAGCAGCAATGGAACTGCTGCGACAACAGATGGCCAGGCTGTGCAGACGGCTGGAAACGCGCAGgaccctcagcagcagcagcagcagcaagcacCTAATGCATGGCAGGTCATTAAAGGAGTCCTGTTCAG AATCTTCATAATCTGGGCGATCAGCAGCTGGTTTCGTAGAGGGCCGTCCACTCCTGACCCCAACACCCCAGCAGGGGCACCAAGGGTACCCAGCAGGAACCTCTTCCCCAAGGACACCCTCATG GACCTGTACGTGTACATCTCCCAGGACGAGGTGTTCTCCGACTTCAACAACACAGAGGCCCTGTTCTGGTTCCACAGGGACCTGGTCTATGGAGACTGGGGCACGGGCGAGAACGGGGACGGCTGCTATGAGCACTACAAGGATATGGACATCCCAGAG AAGGTGCAGCAGAATGGCTCCCTGTACATACATGTGTACTTCACTAAAAGTGGATTCCACCCAGACCCTAAACGCAAGGGCCAGTATCGCAGGCTGGCAACAGTTCATTCAACGCGAA TGCTGAATAAATTCAAGCGCAGAAAGTTTCTGAAGACCAAGAATCTGctgacaggagagacagaagcagatcCTGAGATGATCAAG CGGGCGGAGAGCCATGGTCCAGTGGAGATCATCTCTCACTGGCACCCCAACCTCACCATCAACATGGTAGACGACCACACGGCCTGGGTCAAGGGCTCAGTTCCCCCTCCACTAGACCAAC ATGTTAAGTTTGATGCGGTGAGCGGCGACTACTACCCCATCGTCTACTTCAACGACTACTGGAACCTTCAGAAGGACTACTACCCCATCAACGATACCCTGCAGGCCCTGCCACTGCGCCTCTCCTACTGCCCGCTGTCCCTGTGGCGCTGGCAGCTGTACGCCGCCCAGAACGCTCGCTCGCCTTGGAATTTCCTACCTGACGACACCTACGAGCAGTCCGACGAAGACCAGGACTCTGTCAAG GTGGCCCTTCTGGAAACCAACCCCTACCTCTTGGGACTGACCATCGTTGTCTCCATTGTGCACAGTATCTTCGAGTTTCTTGCCTTCAAGAATG aTATCCAGTTCTGGAACAGCCGGCAGTCTTTGGAAGGCCTGTCTGTGCGCTCCATCATCTTCGGGGTGTTCCAGTCCCTGGTGGTGCTGCTGTACATATTGGACAACGAGACCAACTTTGTGGTGCAGGTCAGCGTCTTCATCGGCCTTCTCATCGACTTCTGGAAGATCACCAAGGTCATGGACGTCAGA tTGGACAGAGAGAACAAAATTCTGGGGATATTTCCACGATTGGTATTCACAGACAAGTCCACATATGTTCAGTCCTCAACCAAAATCTACGACGAT ATGGCCTTCAAGTACCTGTCGTGGTTGCTCTACCCTCTGTTTGGCTGCTATGCGGTCTACAGTTTATTGTATGTAGAGCACAAAGGCTGGTACTCATGGGTACTCAGTATGCTCTATGGCTTCTTGTTAACCTTCG GTTTCATAACAATGACGCCGCAGCTATTCATCAACTACAAAATGAAGTCAGTGGCCCACCTCCCGTGGAGGATGCTCACCTACAAGGCTCTCAATACCTTTATTGATGACCTGTTTGCCTTCGTCATCAAGATGCCCATGATGTACAGGATAGGATGCCTCAGAGATG ATGTGGTGTTCTTCATCTACCTATACCAGCGCTGGATCTACCGGGTCGATCCCAACCGGATGAACGAGTTTGGCACCAGCGGAGCAGACCATGACAAGGACAACACGGCGGGGGGAGAGGCCGCTCCCGCTACGCCCGCAGCCATCACAGACAAAccagagggggagaagaagaacgATTAA